A genomic region of Papaver somniferum cultivar HN1 chromosome 7, ASM357369v1, whole genome shotgun sequence contains the following coding sequences:
- the LOC113296530 gene encoding pentatricopeptide repeat-containing protein At5g66520-like — translation MFDEMLERDVATWTTLVSCCANHGSMETACELFKEMSEKSVVSFSAMITGFVRKGRFNEALELFRELQIQGLDPNDSTVMGVISASANLGSLDTGKWIHSYIRNKKGNRLDSRIDMKCGSVEDAILLFKGVKEKLVGEWTAMISGMAMHGFGERSVKLFENMVELGVKPNAITFVGLLSGCTHAGFVKEGLMYFKRMKPEFGIEPTIEHFGCVVDFLSRAGLIAQAVEFVNNMPLKTNAAIWGALLNACRVHKNVEVGELAAR, via the coding sequence ATGTTTGATGAAATGCTTGAAAGAGATGTTGCTACTTGGACTACACTGGTTTCTTGTTGTGCTAATCATGGCTCAATGGAAACTGCTTGTGAGTTGTTCAAGGAAATGTCTGAGAAGAGTGTTGTTTCGTTTAGTGCGATGATTACAGGTTTTGTTAGAAAGGGACGGTTTAACGAAGCATTGGAATTATTTCGTGAGTTACAGATTCAAGGGTTGGATCCTAATGATTCTACTGTTATGGGTGTCATTTCTGCTTCTGCTAATTTAGGTAGTTTAGATACTGGTAAATGGATTCATTCTTATATTAGGAATAAGAAAGGAAATCGATTGGATAGTCGGATCGATATGAAGTGTGGGAGCGTCGAAGATGCGATACTTTTGTTTAAAGGGGTTAAGGAGAAGCTTGTGGGAGAATGGACAGCAATGATTTCTGGCATGGCAATGCATGGTTTTGGAGAGAGATCTGTTAAATTGTTCGAAAACATGGTGGAATTGGGTGTTAAGCCTAATGCAATCACATTTGTTGGTCTCTTATCTGGTTGCACTCATGCAGGATTTGTCAAGGAAGGGTTAATGTATTTCAAGAGAATGAAACCCGAGTTCGGGATTGAACCCACAATTGAACACTTCGGTTGTGTGGTCGATTTTCTAAGCCGGGCAGGATTGATTGCACAAGCAGTTGAGTTCGTGAACAATATGCCATTGAAAACTAATGCTGCTATATGGGGTGCACTTTTAAACGCATgtagagttcataagaatgtcgAAGTGGGAGAGTTAGCAGCGAGATAG